The Ooceraea biroi isolate clonal line C1 chromosome 3, Obir_v5.4, whole genome shotgun sequence genome contains the following window.
GTCAGACTGACTTCCCTAGAGAACAACAGCTTTTAGTTACCTTTATCTCCGTGATCTGTACACGTATTTCGTCAAACAGTGCAATATTCAAGTTACCGGTGAAGATCGGTCCACGGACTGACCCATTCTGTGCAACAGGTCACCACTTTGGCTTTGTCGGAAGGTTGTCCCCTGTCGTTCACTCGATTGACTTCTTCGTAGAAATTGCTCGCCGGACTGACTTGACCGAATGCGATTCTCGGGCGTCGATTCTCGCGTTCTGTTAACAACGTCGCACTGCTTCTGGCAAATCTGACTGTCCACGTACGGGTAACGGATACGGATAGAGTCAATCACGTCTAAGAGATTCTTTGCGTTCATCGCTAAAATGTGAGCTGCAGATAGCATTCccctaaaagaaaaaatattaatcagtTGCTCAGTTTTTCATCAGAGTCTACGTTCGCGAACAATCGTAAAAGTATAATTACTTTCGGTACTCGGCGTCCAATGTGGTGGCACTGTAATTTTGCGCCAGTTTCATAGCAGCCACCAGTTCCGCCATATCTTTACTTAATACTTTGTGCGCCATTTCTACCTCGCGGTGTGCGGATATTGGCAATATCTCTACGAGAATATCCACCGAGGACAGTAGTGCTTTTAATTCGATACCTACTCTACGTACTAATTCTAAATACTGATCAGCCTTGCTCTGTTGAACACCTGCAACGTATCATGTCATGTATTTTTCCATTGTGTATATCAGTGcggtatataattattcaccAGCatcatttatgtaattttacataattactcACCTTGTGATAGTGACATAACTGCACGAACGACGCTTGTCGTACAGTCGTATACTTTGTCATTAGTCCTGTCTAAATCTGCAGTGGGTGTCGGTTCCATTTTCTGCaaagagattttattaatatatacgcTACAATGGATAATCTTTCGACGTAACGTTAGAAAATTTGCGTACGTGATGTACCTTTACTACAATTACTTTATCGGACCCTTTGTCCGAGCCGAGAGAGCCAGTATTGGCAGAGTGCGGTTCGTGACTTGGCGATTGAGTAACGGATCGTGGAACTGGGGGACTAGCACTTTCATCACCACTCGTTGCAATCGATAAACGTTTCTGATGgaatggaaaaagaaaagatttgtaaTTTATACTTTCGGCTAATAACGCTTGGATTTATAAGTTCAACGTACCTCTTCTCTCGCGAGCCAACGGCTATCCTCTTCAGACTGACGTTGCTGCTCCAACAAACGTTGTTCCAACAGCTTTTGTTCGTCGTCAATGCCAGTATTAAGATTGTCAGTCATATTGTCGAATAATTGCGAATGCATGTTCCTCTAAAACAGTGGAAACGATATTGGGTTATTGAAAAGCTAATCTGCGTTCTCAACCGACATATGcatcataaattaatgttataaaatatgggATGATCTTGTAACAACTTATGTTACGGTCGTCTCTCTCGataatatatacacgtatgtacagtaaaaattaaagagaTGCATATTCCTCGAGatgcaaaataaatgtaaaacagaAGTAGTGCATTCGTACTCGCTGCATGCAGTTTAAGTGATCACTACAGCAATTCATCAGTGACATTCACTTTTCATGCAGAAATGATTAGCCTACTGAGGAAAACGATGAGTCAAGTTTTCCGCGGTAGAAATAAAAGTCTCTTCGATCGCAAGTAAAGTAGGAGATCCATTTGTGAGCCAATGTGCGCATATACTAGAAGCACataatgtatacataatacatgTCCGTCTAACAGATGTGGTAGTGTATTGCGGAAGTGTGAACCAGATAAAAACCAAAACAAGATGTGGCGTTGCAAATACAGTAGATGCGTTTGTCATATTCCTAGGAGGCATGGTCAAACCTGATCTTGTTGTGCCTCCTCTGTCATCGAGCTGCTAGAAGACATGGTGCTGTCGCTGACAGCGGACGAGATCAGCGAGCCGGAGAGAGTGCCGTCTGTCGAGCTCGTCAACTGTTCGTCTTGTTTTTGCGTGACAAATGTGGTGATTTTAGCGATGCCCGTTGCCATTTGCGGCACGTTCACCGCCTTCGCGATGATGCTGGCCATTTGAGGCTGCGTTACTTGTTGCTGATGCGCACCGACGGTACTGGTCATCATGCCATCGACACTAGCATGCATCGAGCATTGAGCGTGATCTATCGGTCCGAGCGAACTCGGTTGCTCCACCATATAGCTGGATGGAATTGGATGGATGTTCTGTTGAATCGCGGAGGACGACATGATGAAGTGTGATGGAACGGAAGCTTGCGTTATCCCGACACCAACTGACTGATTCATGCCGATTATCTGCGAAGTCGCTGGCTGACTGCTGATTCCAGGCTGCGCTTGCTGAGTATAATTCGGAACATGCACTTTCTGCGCCTGAACTACCGACACGGACGTAGCGTGAGCCGTGTAAATTGGATTGGCGCCGCTCAGTTGAGATTGCTGATTCGTGTGCTGTATCGCCGCGTAGGATACCGCCTGCGGGATTGCGTTCTGCCGCGCTACGTTCTGCATTTGCGGTAAATACATGGCTTGCTGTCCCGGCTGAGCAATGTTCGAGTAGATCTGCTGATGCGGATAGTTTTGCGGATACAATGACTGCGACTTTAGATTCTGTGCTATCAGGTTGGTCCTTCCGGCTTGGCCGTAATTTCCAGCTGTTGTCCCAGCAGGCTTCAACTCGGCCGTGGCCGGCTGAAGTTGGGCGTTTTGCGCGCGGAACTTGAGAACCGGGCCGTACAAACACTCCGCACTCGATGCGGAACTAATCATGTTTGCCGAGCTAATGTTGCGAGGATAAATaacgccgccaccaccaccaccaccattaCTACCGCTAGCGCTCTGCACGCTGCTTGCATTCTGACTGGTAGATTGACCACCACCGAATACCTGACTCGTATTGTTACTAACCACGAAGTTACCGTAATTAATCGGCTGGCTTTGAGCATGCGGGCCACTCGTGGCGAACTGCGCCTGACTACAATTCGGCATGATAATACTGCTGCCCAAACTACTGGGACCGAAGTTCCCGGGATTCTCACCGTAATTACCACCTACGCTAGCGCTCTGACTGAGATTACCCACGATAGCTGAGCTCTGAGTGAAGCTAGCGACCGGTCCGTATATCTCACCGCAGGTGTTGCCCGCGACCGCGACGGACGCGGTCGCAGGTGGTAGCGACACGGCGCTGGACGCGGAGAATTTCTGCACGGGGGAGTACAGGTCCCCCGTAATGCTACCGACCACCTTTGAGCTAACTGCATACAAGTTTTGCATCTCTTTAACCTTCTGCTGCTTTCGGTTGGCGGCGGGCGACTGCGTCTGCACTGCCGTGTCTGAAATGCTCAGGCTCGACATGAGGGGAGTATTATCCGAGGAGTCGAGGGAGTCGAGATTGGTGTCGGACAAAGTGGAGTCGCCGCCCGATTGAGTGGTATCGTGCGTAGTGATGGACGGCGGTTCGGAGAGCGCGGGATCGAAGAAGGGTAAGTCGGGCACAAGGGCAGTGGTCAGGATTTGATCCTCGTCCTGAAACTGCACCGCCAGAGTATTGAAGGGGGACGCGGGTGTCGTGTACACGGAGGGACATACCCCTCTGGCCTGGTTGTCCTTGAGAAGTTGCGCGAGAACTTCGGGACTCTGCGCGACGATGTACGTGGACACTGGCGCTGCAGACACGTTCAGCTGCGATTGCTCCGTCGTGTTTTGCGGTTGTCGAGAGGGTTTCGGTGGCGGCACATCATCTGCACCTGCTAGGGCGAAGCAGCTTTTTTAtagatatcgatatcgatatagCGTTTTAGTAGAAAATTGATGCTATAGTTAACTCACCCCAAGACATGGCTTGTACCCTCCTATTTTCTCTTCTCATCGTTTCTTGCTGCTGATGTTTCTCTTCCAATAAGATTTCGCtgtttaacaatttaataaatataataaatatacttttttaaatatcttttaagcTCGATTAAATGGCCGTTTTAAATACTCACTGTAAAGTTTCTCtaatttctttaaatgttGGTCTCTTGCTGGGTTCGTAGCTCCAACATTGAGACATTAAAGAGTACAATCGTGGGGGGCAGTGATTAGGAAGCGCGAGCCTCTCTCCGTTCTCTAGCTTACGTATCACTTCGTTATTTTTTACGCCTTGGAATGGTTTTACGCctaacattaaaatctccCACATACATACACCTAAAACAAGAATCAGATTTCATTCGCGTTTCTTTAAAAAGGACTCGATTTCTTACAAAGTACGAGTAATCTTGCTGAATGAGGCCTACCAAACATCCAAACATCGGACGAAGTCGTAAATCTTCGAAAGTTTATGCTTTCCGGTGCCATCCATTTAATTGGCAGTTTACATTTACTCGCGGTATAATAACTTTGATCTTCCACCCATCTACTAAGGCCAAAGTCGGCTAACTTGACGCAACCATGCGACGAAACTAGCACGTTTCTCGCTGCGATATCTCTGTAATGAGAAAGCGAATTTAGTTGGATTGCGGCATTCGACATAAAGTTACATACGGAACTTTATTTGCTGTTAATACCTGTGTACAAATTTTTTGCTTTCGAGGTACGATAGGGCAGTGCTCAATTGGAAGGTATACAATAAAAGTGTAGCAAGATCCAGACGATGCTTATTAGATTGCAGATAAGCGCGCATTTCTCCGAGTCTGGCTAGTTCCATTACAAGCCAAATTGGCGCCTCCGAACAGACTCCGATCAGTCTGATAATGTGTGGATGCTCAAATTGTTGCATAATGTCTGAAATTCGATTATTAGTAAAGAGTTTGTTACtgaaaaatgtacatttttacatatatgtatagatttcGTACAGGCTTCTTCGAGGAACTTTTCGGCAGTGGCGAGGTCCGCATCAACCTTGCAGGTTTTCACTGCAACGGCAACAGTTTGACCGTCTCTTCCTTTGTATGATCCCTTATGGACGTTACCAAATTGGCCCTCTCCTATAATTTCACCTAGCTCCACTTGATTTCGGACTATCTCGTAGTCTCGAgctgtaaaaaaaagattggAACATTTATATTCAaggtattaaaaaaaaattaaaatatgaattgatAACCccaatgaaaaatatcgagaaatatTAGAAACTCGTTTAGAGTGGAtgatgtatatgtacatatacttaCTAGCTGGTGTTGAGTAGTCTCCTTCTTCGTCGACAATTTCCGCGTAATCTTCGGACAAGATAGTTCCGGTTTTACCTGCGCTTTTCTCGGGACTGCTAGTACCATCTTGTCTGGACTTTGGCGGTTGTGCATCTataattaaaatcatgttTCGTGGTAATAATATGCGATATCACACATTgataagatatttttcacGCACAAGACCAGGCCTTCGCTAGTTTACCTTTGCATGGACAGGGATAATTCTTCCAGGATCCAGCTTGCGAGTACAAAATAAAGTAACtttgtatatttcattaacGTTGTGAAAACGAATGCCCGTTAAATGATTTGAAGATATAGTTTATGTGCTTTTTAATGATGCAGaagtcgaaaataaaattgctagACTTCTATCTCGTGATAACTACGATAATATTCTTACCTTTCCTATTCCACAGTGAAGTGTTGCTGCCTGTAACTAATCTACAATATCCATCAATCAGATCTGCGAGACTCTCCGCTTGATCTAGACTGGAGCAAGTGATGCTGAGAGTCTCCGCGGCACCGGCGACTCTTAACTTGATGCACGCTTTCGCATGTTCCTTGCAATCCGAAACCAACGTCTGAATGGATTGTATCTGGGAGAATTCCGCCATCCTAGTCGGCTGCAATAAAGATACAACAATAATATGCATTTTGGAAACTATATAATCGCGCaataattgtgaaaaaatgTGATTTCGAAACGTACCACTGTTCCGCCTCGGTGAGCCATGTAAGATATACCCAAATCCGGTCCGATGACTAATTCTACGGGTATTGACCAGCTTGACTGTGAAAGTTACAGAATAAAAGCGGTAAGTGCGACgagcataataaataaataggaaAAACAAATTTGACGTGTATTATTACTTACTCCTAAAGCACATATAAACCTTTCCTGATCGAATCGATAGTGCGCCCGTAACAGATCGAAGAATTTGAACATGCATTCGAGCTCGGACAGTGCCGCGACTTTCTTAAAGTGCTGCTGTATTAATTTTCGGAGCGCCTTCGGCTTCATCCCATTCAGTACGGAGCGTGGCAGGAATTTGTGCAGGCCGACCTGTAGGGGATACATCATTTTGTTCGTTTCGTTCAGCGTGTGCCATACAGCGAAAAGGATGCAGCTGTATCGCCATTAAATCCAAGTTATTGTAAACGAGATTTATCGCTTTAAGAAACTCTTCTACCTCACGCTCCAGGTATTCCAGATTGCTCTTCTTGTCGAGAGCGATTTGCGGCATGTCCTTGAAGAAATAACGAATCTCCAGACAGCAGAGCTGAACCGCAACGTCCTGATCCAGAGCGGCATGATTCGCAAGTAAGTAGTCGTTTCGCACCTGAATGCGCACAGACAGACACAAATGCTCGTTTATCTCTGAGAGTCAAGAGTAGCCGGATTAAATATCTCGTTTACTTGATGTCGATCGATATACTTTCGTACCTGGtcgtaatagtaataaaacgtGACTTTATCCTTCTCGTAGAGATCGTTTAAGTTTTGAGGCAGATAACGCACTCGGAGCTCGTACCTCCACTCGCAGTGCGGATGCTTTCGCTCGTACTTTTCTTGAACCTGCGCCAAACGCATCAAGGAGATTACGAGGAAATCGTTTATATCGATTCTCGATACGGTGCGCAGCTTGCAAACTGCAAATTGAATTATACCTGATACATCGTTGTATCCTGATGCAACCAATAACTTTCTCCGGATCCGGGATGATGCAGCCTCATCGCGTACAGATTTCGGTAGTGTCTAGTACCAACGGCTAATCGACTAGTTACCAGCGAGATGATACCTCTAACATCGATCGCATCACCGAATTTAACGACGTTGAAGCCACCTGTAGTTAAAATACGAACTCGCGATTGATTTCGTAAGAAGAGAAACAGGTACGAGATTTAAcagaagaaggaaaatcggCAAAAATAACGACATTTGTCGATTAGTAATCTTTACTCGTTGCGAAACAATGAGAAGCAAGTGCCTCGTCAAGCGACCCTTCATTTTTTCGCCTAAGGCATCTTTAGCGCGCGAAGGTTTCTTTGACGAGCTATTGCAGGAAAACCTACCGTTTGGAAGATGGACTTTTAAGGTCGCCTTATCCATGGGGGTGGGTGAGCCATGCGGCGGGGTGTTTCTACCACCGCCGCTGCTCTGGACACTTCCGACGCCACCTCCACCTCCATCTCCTGTTCCAGTGCTCATCCCCTCATgactggaaaataaaaaagaaattagttTAATAGACATCGCGCGTGTCAACCAtgcattatttcataaaaccGCTCGCGACACTGAGCATACTTCGAGcgggaaaattaattaagtgtCTCAAAAAAGAATAGTTCTCCGTCGCGGAAAAGCTAGACGAAAATACTCTTCATTTTCCGACCTTTTATAGTCCGACGTAACGATTTTCTCGCATTGCcgcgcgataataaatattaaatgcgttTTTAAAACGTGTATAAGATGATGTCGGGTATCAATTCCAGATCGATCAATAATATCTCCGTGCAAAATAGTGCACCACATTTACTTTGTTTCGAGCTTAGCGCATACGAATGCGGAGTGGAGAGACGTATAGTTTCTGCCTAAGTCGCGACAGTTGCGACAATTGCGAATAATTTACTCGTGACTCGCGCGATGACTCTGAACGATTCGTTTCACCCTGAAAGACACTTGCATCGTCTGTCGAACACGTGGATGTACGTCCCGTGGCCGCAACGAATGCGAGTCCCACTGAGTGCCATCATCGAGACCGCGTTCGCTGCTGCGAGACCAAACGACATTTTTAAACGTTACCATGACTAGGGAATCGTTGCAAGAAATCATCACGAGGAATCGCGAGCGATGCATCAACGTTGCGCAATAATGCGGCAAGGTGGATCGAATCTTGCCGCGCCTCGCATCTCGTCGTCACGGAACAGGTGAAATCACGATTGTCAGCTTGATGATGCCCGCGCGATCAAAATCGTCATTGGCGGTAAAGGTCGGTCGAACCGCGCGAACGAGAGTGACAATTATCGCGGTGATGTCATGTCACGATGACCTAACGATGAGCCCGGAGCGTTACATTGTCTTCGGCGTGATGGTCGCTCGAAAAGGACGAGCATAATTAGGGACCTCAAACCGGTTTTTAACATCGCCGGTTAAACGATCATTTGATCCAAGTGTTTATTATTTGCTAACCGATCGTTTCCGGGCAAGTCATGGTGCAAGTTTGAAGCTCATCTCTTCTTAGAGCCAcagcaaaattgaaaatatgaaattttttagTCGAGACGGAGAGACTTTCCGCGTTCGCCAAGCAACGATTGCAACAGTGCGCTTAATACACACATGAtaggaagaaaagatttgtggAATGTCTGTGTATAGAAATGCAGATTGTCAAACCGtcgtattatattaacatCATTTGCGTTACGATAAATGTTGAAATAGCTTGAGGAGGGACTTTGTCGGCGAGATTCGCGATACAGTTTTACTTTTAACGCGATTGGAACGACGCGGAGATTGCACGGAGTGCATGTGCATGTGTTTGCATTGCAGCTATTAATGCAAATGTATATTACGAGCGTCGTCCGGCTAAGGAATGCCGTCGGTCAGGGACCAAGCACTTGCGTCGGAAGCCATCAGCCATGCCGATCGACATACAAGCTCCTAGGAAGCGAGTTTACACTCAAGTATTTACTCCAGAATTATCACTCTGCATCAatgcaagaagaagaaatcgcGAAAAATCTCGTCGAGGTGAAAATTCACCTTTTCAGGATTATCGTCGGTCAAAAGCTCTAAAATGCCAAAATCGACGGAGCAAGACATATTCACACCTGGTGGGTTGGAATCGAAGATAAAATTTTCGACGCAAACTTATAGATCGTAAAATGGATTTCAGCGTAAATTGTGCTTTCCATAAAAGTCCAAGCCGGCTCTATCCGGCCGATATCAATTTATACGTGCACCGCGCGAAAGTTTACTCGATTCTTCGTGTAATGTTACCCCGATCTGCGTTACGACTGCGTCGTAACCCAACGCGATCGTATCCGTAAATCATCGCATACGCAATTACGCGGATAGGAATATGAAAGTGTATCGTAGTATCGATGCTATAACGCCGAGAGACTTGCGGAGGCAAATTTAACGAAATTTGCGTGGTATTATTGCGCAGTTCGATCGTGCGGTACAGCTGAAAGAATTGGTAATcgtcgataaataaaaatcgaagaCGAGGCAAGTCAACATCAACGTCAGGATTTCTCTTTACGCCTGCCTGAATTTACGAAATTAAGCGCGAGTAGCTCACGCCGAGATAAGCGCGACGCAGTTCGTAATTACAAGCCGCGAATTGCGACACGTGTGTAACAGCGAACTCGTTTGTTTATGATCTTGCGGAGGTGGCGGTGGAATTATCGAAAGGACACGCGGTTGTAAATTATACGTGAGGAAAAGACGCCGTCAGGTTGCGATTCGTAGtacgtatataaataactaCTTACGCAGCGCGAGTATCGATAATTAGTCTGATAAAATCTGAATGATCTCGATCTTTCTCGAACGAGAATTGGAAACGAAGATCAAGCATCAGCCTCGACTCTAACTTCCACTATTTCATCACGCGCATTCGTATAGATATACGTatgaaaatttacatattcagATGCAGATACGATTTCGATGCAGAATTAACAATTGCATTCGTGTAACTTTTCCAGGCACTAAGACGTTTGATATCTCGTGACATTTGATCGACGGATCAAGAATGCGAGGGTGAGGCAGAGAAGAATTGACGAAGGTTCAATGACGCAAAAAGGGCTGATCAAAAGGATAGATGTCAGTGCATCCCCGGCTCTGACTCGCCCGGTACCTGTACGCACCTGCAACTGTCGCCCACGCAATTTACCTTTCACTGTTACTTTCTCTATTGCGCTTTTGCATCGTCCGACAAATAGCATCCGCGCGCGTGAAAGATCACGCGTTGgcaaacgcgcgcgatcgatgcaCCTGTCTCTCAACACTCCCATCTACCAATGCGTCCTAATGCTTCCCGATCATTGCACGAAATGCTAACTGAATTATTTAGACCCGCATTTGTGTGTTCTAAAAACAATAAATCAATCGGgagatgagagagaaaaactagaaaaaaatatgattgttCAGAATGCATTCAATTTCCGAAGCTGACTGAAAACGACAATCGAAGACATGGCTCGTGGCGACGAAAACTATTCCAGACATGCCTTTACCTTGCACGAGACACCTTATGAAACTTCCACGTTCCCAGTGTGTCCGGACTGTAAGAATCGCTGCAGCCCAGCTGGCCCAGAGAACAAAGCAAACCCTTGCTGTCTCTCCTCCATCGTTTCTCGCGCGTACAACCCTTCTCCATGTGTCTCAGGAGCACGCCTCCCTTGGGATTCTTCCCGAAGGTATCGAGATTTTGAGCACGGCACGTAGGCCACGAGATCCCGTTGGCTTTGCGTTCTACCAGCTCCAACATTTTCCGGATGTTCGCGTGGAACGTTTCCGCACAATTAGTCCAACACCATCTCAGCTACGTGTAACGACGATGTTCCAccttttttgctttttaattaaagtccTCGTTTCCTCGGTCTAATTCAGTCATGTTCGTTAACACACGACATACACTTTTGAAAACTGCACGATATCATAGTTCTCGTTCCATCAGCGCGTCGACCTTTTCAGCTTCAGCTCGATTTACTCGCTAATTACCATTCCGAAATTCGATCATCTAATTTGCCCACAGTTACCCGCTATCtgtcgataaattatttttatctcgcgGGGAAACACGTACAATTGAAAGCTGgtctatttttcaaaataacaGAGTATTGATCCGTGTCGGTTTAAATATCCTACTATCTCGGCGATCTATCCTCCTGTCAATTATACACATAATCTGATATTTCTCCGTAACACGATTTCTCGTCCACGAAGGAATCACGTGTCCCCGTGCTCACGGATATTCACGGTAAGACGAGTAGGAAAATGGAAAGATACAAGAAAAAACCAGGATCGAACAAGTCATGATAGCGACCGGTCGCTAACCGTAACGGAACAAAAATCCAAAACGTATCTTGCGGTGACACTTTATTCAAGTTTATCACGGCTTTCCACGTTATGCTTTCATGCTGACAtgtaaagaaaggaaaaaagaaagatccattccttttttccatttaaaaaaaggaggagTGCATTTTTGCAACTCGATTAATACCGAGACGCGTGTGACTTTATCGGACCGGATTAATTTTCTTCcttcaaatgaaattttcgataCTTTTGTAGCAACATCAGATATCACCGATCATTTCTACAATTTACGGTCTTCTCCTTTTTGTTTCTCGCATTGATAAACTATCCTAAATTACACTGGCATCTTGCCCGAACACGATCGAAACGCGTTGCGGATCGGACGTGATGTCGGTTCTGTTCTAGTGCGTCCAGAGGCCACTCTCGAAAATGAAATATGCATCCCCCGACACTTTGGCTCGCCGCTTGAATGACCAAAAACACCCCCATGGACGTGCATCACGTCATCCCTCACTTTCGTCCAGGATTACGCGTAactgcgtgcgtgcatgcgacGTGCGTGCATACTCGCGGTCGAGCACCAACTGATCGCCTCGCTTCAGCGAAACGGACAATCTGCCATTCTCCTCTCTCGactctctttttcctcgtaGAGTGTGTGTTCGTGCACGACGCGTGGGACGCATTGAAAATTCTCATGGACATTGCCGTGCGTCCACGATGCGTAGCGATTCTAGTATCGTGCTACGCGACGCTGATCGCAGACTGCTTGGGGCCGCGGCGAGTTTGTTAAATGCGGTCAGCATGGTGAACGCGATCCGCGAACTTGGGTTACGTCGATGTTGTCCTGGTCCGAGCGCGAGAGTTTGCGATCATCAGCGCGATTACGCGGCAAGACCTACCCTTCGAGTGGGTAGGTCT
Protein-coding sequences here:
- the LOC105283194 gene encoding focal adhesion kinase 1 isoform X3, producing MLELVERKANGISWPTCRAQNLDTFGKNPKGGVLLRHMEKGCTREKRWRRDSKGLLCSLGQLGCSDSYSPDTLGTWKFHKVSRASHEGMSTGTGDGGGGGVGSVQSSGGGRNTPPHGSPTPMDKATLKVHLPNGGFNVVKFGDAIDVRGIISLVTSRLAVGTRHYRNLYAMRLHHPGSGESYWLHQDTTMYQVQEKYERKHPHCEWRYELRVRYLPQNLNDLYEKDKVTFYYYYDQVRNDYLLANHAALDQDVAVQLCCLEIRYFFKDMPQIALDKKSNLEYLEREVGLHKFLPRSVLNGMKPKALRKLIQQHFKKVAALSELECMFKFFDLLRAHYRFDQERFICALGSSWSIPVELVIGPDLGISYMAHRGGTVPTRMAEFSQIQSIQTLVSDCKEHAKACIKLRVAGAAETLSITCSSLDQAESLADLIDGYCRLVTGSNTSLWNRKAGSWKNYPCPCKDAQPPKSRQDGTSSPEKSAGKTGTILSEDYAEIVDEEGDYSTPATRDYEIVRNQVELGEIIGEGQFGNVHKGSYKGRDGQTVAVAVKTCKVDADLATAEKFLEEAYIMQQFEHPHIIRLIGVCSEAPIWLVMELARLGEMRAYLQSNKHRLDLATLLLYTFQLSTALSYLESKKFVHRDIAARNVLVSSHGCVKLADFGLSRWVEDQSYYTASKCKLPIKWMAPESINFRRFTTSSDVWMFGVCMWEILMLGVKPFQGVKNNEVIRKLENGERLALPNHCPPRLYSLMSQCWSYEPSKRPTFKEIRETLHEILLEEKHQQQETMRRENRRVQAMSWAGADDVPPPKPSRQPQNTTEQSQLNVSAAPVSTYIVAQSPEVLAQLLKDNQARGVCPSVYTTPASPFNTLAVQFQDEDQILTTALVPDLPFFDPALSEPPSITTHDTTQSGGDSTLSDTNLDSLDSSDNTPLMSSLSISDTAVQTQSPAANRKQQKVKEMQNLYAVSSKVVGSITGDLYSPVQKFSASSAVSLPPATASVAVAGNTCGEIYGPVASFTQSSAIVGNLSQSASVGGNYGENPGNFGPSSLGSSIIMPNCSQAQFATSGPHAQSQPINYGNFVVSNNTSQVFGGGQSTSQNASSVQSASGSNGGGGGGGVIYPRNISSANMISSASSAECLYGPVLKFRAQNAQLQPATAELKPAGTTAGNYGQAGRTNLIAQNLKSQSLYPQNYPHQQIYSNIAQPGQQAMYLPQMQNVARQNAIPQAVSYAAIQHTNQQSQLSGANPIYTAHATSVSVVQAQKVHVPNYTQQAQPGISSQPATSQIIGMNQSVGVGITQASVPSHFIMSSSAIQQNIHPIPSSYMVEQPSSLGPIDHAQCSMHASVDGMMTSTVGAHQQQVTQPQMASIIAKAVNVPQMATGIAKITTFVTQKQDEQLTSSTDGTLSGSLISSAVSDSTMSSSSSMTEEAQQDQRNMHSQLFDNMTDNLNTGIDDEQKLLEQRLLEQQRQSEEDSRWLAREEKRLSIATSGDESASPPVPRSVTQSPSHEPHSANTGSLGSDKGSDKVIVVKKMEPTPTADLDRTNDKVYDCTTSVVRAVMSLSQGVQQSKADQYLELVRRVGIELKALLSSVDILVEILPISAHREVEMAHKVLSKDMAELVAAMKLAQNYSATTLDAEYRKGMLSAAHILAMNAKNLLDVIDSIRIRYPYVDSQICQKQCDVVNRTRESTPENRIRSSQSGEQFLRRSQSSERQGTTFRQSQSGDLLHRMGQSVDRSSPGSQSDVNSSSSLERKHNMVTNSLERNSTTRRQMATNSLERKRPSLTCNAGPMNNSVNLPPMVPVSCNLVQTASPVIHPSQSVTTGVNQQAVFAANSKTANETPINDS
- the LOC105283194 gene encoding focal adhesion kinase 1 isoform X8, whose product is MLELVERKANGISWPTCRAQNLDTFGKNPKGGVLLRHMEKGCTREKRWRRDSKGLLCSLGQLGCSDSYSPDTLGTWKFHKVSRASHEGMSTGTGDGGGGGVGSVQSSGGGRNTPPHGSPTPMDKATLKVHLPNGGFNVVKFGDAIDVRGIISLVTSRLAVGTRHYRNLYAMRLHHPGSGESYWLHQDTTMYQVQEKYERKHPHCEWRYELRVRYLPQNLNDLYEKDKVTFYYYYDQVRNDYLLANHAALDQDVAVQLCCLEIRYFFKDMPQIALDKKSNLEYLEREVGLHKFLPRSVLNGMKPKALRKLIQQHFKKVAALSELECMFKFFDLLRAHYRFDQERFICALGSSWSIPVELVIGPDLGISYMAHRGGTVPTRMAEFSQIQSIQTLVSDCKEHAKACIKLRVAGAAETLSITCSSLDQAESLADLIDGYCRLVTGSNTSLWNRKAGSWKNYPCPCKDAQPPKSRQDGTSSPEKSAGKTGTILSEDYAEIVDEEGDYSTPATRDYEIVRNQVELGEIIGEGQFGNVHKGSYKGRDGQTVAVAVKTCKVDADLATAEKFLEEAYIMQQFEHPHIIRLIGVCSEAPIWLVMELARLGEMRAYLQSNKHRLDLATLLLYTFQLSTALSYLESKKFVHRDIAARNVLVSSHGCVKLADFGLSRWVEDQSYYTASKCKLPIKWMAPESINFRRFTTSSDVWMFGVCMWEILMLGVKPFQGVKNNEVIRKLENGERLALPNHCPPRLYSLMSQCWSYEPSKRPTFKEIRETLHEILLEEKHQQQETMRRENRRVQAMSWAGADDVPPPKPSRQPQNTTEQSQLNVSAAPVSTYIVAQSPEVLAQLLKDNQARGVCPSVYTTPASPFNTLAVQFQDEDQILTTALVPDLPFFDPALSEPPSITTHDTTQSGGDSTLSDTNLDSLDSSDNTPLMSSLSISDTAVQTQSPAANRKQQKVKEMQNLYAVSSKVVGSITGDLYSPVQKFSASSAVSLPPATASVAVAGNTCGEIYGPVASFTQSSAIVGNLSQSASVGGNYGENPGNFGPSSLGSSIIMPNCSQAQFATSGPHAQSQPINYGNFVVSNNTSQVFGGGQSTSQNASSVQSASGSNGGGGGGGVIYPRNISSANMISSASSAECLYGPVLKFRAQNAQLQPATAELKPAGTTAGNYGQAGRTNLIAQNLKSQSLYPQNYPHQQIYSNIAQPGQQAMYLPQMQNVARQNAIPQAVSYAAIQHTNQQSQLSGANPIYTAHATSVSVVQAQKVHVPNYTQQAQPGISSQPATSQIIGMNQSVGVGITQASVPSHFIMSSSAIQQNIHPIPSSYMVEQPSSLGPIDHAQCSMHASVDGMMTSTVGAHQQQVTQPQMASIIAKAVNVPQMATGIAKITTFVTQKQDEQLTSSTDGTLSGSLISSAVSDSTMSSSSSMTEEAQQDQRNMHSQLFDNMTDNLNTGIDDEQKLLEQRLLEQQRQSEEDSRWLAREEKRLSIATSGDESASPPVPRSVTQSPSHEPHSANTGSLGSDKGSDKVIVVKVHHKMEPTPTADLDRTNDKVYDCTTSVVRAVMSLSQGVQQSKADQYLELVRRVGIELKALLSSVDILVEILPISAHREVEMAHKVLSKDMAELVAAMKLAQNYSATTLDAEYRKGMLSAAHILAMNAKNLLDVIDSIRIRYPYVDSQICQKQCDVVNRTRESTPENRIRSSQSGEQFLRRSQSSERQGTTFRQSQSGDLLHRMGQSVDRSSPGSQSDVNSSSSLERKHNMVTNSLERNSTTRRQMATLRLYH